In Embleya scabrispora, the DNA window GGCGGACCCGGAGGTGACCCGGGAGGTACGGATCAAGACGGCCGACCGGCTCCGGGCCGCGGCGGCCGAACTGGATCCGGAGAGCTTCCTCGACGGTCTGGTGCTCTACGCCTCGGCGGACGAGCACTACGCCTTCAGAATCGAGGCGCCGGTCAGCGAGCGGATCGTCTTCGCGACCACCTACCTCACCCGCAACCTGGTCTCCGCGGCGGAACGCCTCACCCCGTACTGGGCGCTGGTGCTCAGCGAGCAGGAGGCACGATTGTGGCGCGGCCGGGGCGAGCACGTGTACGAGGCGCGCGTCGACGGATTCCCGGTCACCACACCCGCGCCCGAGCCGGACGGCCAACCCCGGCGCGAGGGCGGCGGCATCGGGGTGAGCGAGGAATTCCGCCGACTGCTGAACGAGGCCGACGAACACCTGGCCCATGCGCTCACCGGGCCGCAGCGTGACGGCAAGGTCGTCCTGGTCGGCCTGCGACCGCAGGTCAAGGCGTTCCGCGAAGGCAGCCGCAACGCCGGGCACCTGGCCGAGAGCGATCTGGAGGTCGGCGGCCTGGTCGACGCCACGGCCGCGCAGCTCGCCGAGATCCTGGCCCCGGCGCGGGCCGCGCTGGCCGAGGAGGCGACCGCCGCCGCACTGCGGGCGCTCGACGACGCGCGCAGCGCCAAGCGGTACGCGGGCGGCATCCAGGAGGTGTGGGCGCCGGTCCGAGCCGGGCGCGGCGCGCTGCTCGTGGTCGAGGAGGGCCTGCGGGTCACCGGTCGCCTGGTCATCGTCGAGGCGACCGGGGAGATCGCGCTCCAGGTGCTCACCGGCCCGCACGCGGAGGACGCGGTACTGGCCGGTCGGGCCGAGGACGACATCGTCGACACCGTGGTCGAGGCGGCCCTCGAAGGCGACGGCAAGGTGGTCTTCGTCCCCGACGGCACACTCGCGGACGTGGGCGGCATCGCACTGGCGATGCGCTATTGAGCCGGCACCACGCACATCCGGGTGCGGCGGCGGCCTCGCGACAGGCCGCCGCCGCACCCGGATGACACGTGAGCGAACCGGCCAGGGCCGATCGGCGGTCGATCGATACGTCGATCAGTGCAGATCGCGTTCCAGGGCTTCCAGGTCGTCCTCGTACGCGGTGCTCGTCTCGAACCGGTAGATGATGCTGCGCGGATCCGCGTCCTCGAAGGGGGCGTCGAGCCATTCGCCCGGTTCGGTCGGCTCGATCGCGGACACCCACAGGGTCGAATCGCCCGGTTCCAGGCCCAGTTCGTCGGCGCGCTGGGCGATCTCGTCCGGATCGTAGACGTCGAAGAGCACCGCGACCGCGCTGGACGCGCTGTCGGCGCCGGTATCGCGCGGCGAGACGGCCGGTTCGTTCTCGCCGGCCTCCGCGTCGGCCCGGCGGGCGTGGTCGACGAGGGTGATCAGATCCTTGATCACGTAGTCGCGACGGATCAGCACGGTCACCGCCTCGGGGTTGGTCGGCCCCTCGTATTCGGCTTCCTCGCCGCTGCTCGGCACCTCGAACGGGGTGACCTCGTCGTAGGCGTCGTACAACAACTCGTCGTAGGCCTCCGCGGCGGCCGCGAGCGCGTCGTACGCGGCGAAGACGGCCGGGTCGCTCTCGCCCTGGCGGGCTTCGACGGCGGCCAGATGGTCGTCGATCGCCGATTTGAGAACGTCCGCGGCGGCACGGACCTGCTCTGGCGTGGGCTGCGCAACACCGGTCATGGGGTGACGTTATCCGCAAGAGCCCCACGCGCGCACAATGGTTCACTGATGGCAGAGTCGTTGGCCTACCAAAAGGCCGGTCACCGCGCCGGCGGCGCGGGCGCCGGGGAATGGAAACATGGCGGACTACGAGTTTCGGCAACTGGACATTCCGCGCGGCACGTCCCGCGGCGACGCGTGTCGGATCCTGACCGAGCAGGCGGAATACGGGTATTGGGAGCTGGACCGGCTGCTCCTGCGCGGCGACGGCAGCCGCCGGGTGGTGCTCCGGCGCCGGATCATCAGACAGGTGCGCACCATGTGACGGATGCGCACCATGTGAGCGAGGTGAAGGCCGGACTGCCCGCCCCTGTCCTCCCAGGGGCGAGCGGTCCATCCGGGCGCGCGTCGGGGTGCGTCGGGCGCCCGGTCGATGCGGATGGGTCCCGGAGGTCGGGATCAGTCCCGGGCGGGCCGCGCGCGACGGTACAGG includes these proteins:
- a CDS encoding DUF5703 family protein, whose amino-acid sequence is MADYEFRQLDIPRGTSRGDACRILTEQAEYGYWELDRLLLRGDGSRRVVLRRRIIRQVRTM